In one window of Phalacrocorax carbo chromosome 22, bPhaCar2.1, whole genome shotgun sequence DNA:
- the ZNF593 gene encoding zinc finger protein 593, with translation MSPRNGRRTGAHRAHSLARQWKTKRRRRDLDEIHGDLKPENAARLLRQEPDPDLPGCAQFYCLHCARYFVDLTSMKEHFRSKVHKKRLKQLREAPYTQEEAERAAGMGSYIPPKKVEVQTQPLEEVVEMEASS, from the exons ATGTCGCCGCGCAATGGCCGCCGCACCGGCGCCCACCGGGCGCACTCGCTGGCCCGGCAGTGGAAGACGAAGCGGCGCCGCCGCGATCTGGATGAGATCCACGGGGACCTGAAGCCCGAGAACGCCGCTCGGCTGCTGCGGCAGGAGCCCGACCCCGACTTGCCGGGCTGCGCCCAGTTCTACTGCCTGCACTGCGC GCGCTACTTTGTGGATCTGACCAGCATGAAGGAGCACTTCAGGTCCAAGGTGCACAAGAAGAG GCTGAAGCAGCTGCGAGAGGCACCGTACAcgcaggaggaggcagagcgCGCCGCCGGGATGGGCTCCTACATCCCCCCGAAGAAGGTGGAAGTGCAGACGCAGCCACTCGAGGAAGTCGTTGAGATGGAGGCGTCCAGCTGA
- the FAM110D gene encoding protein FAM110D, which produces MVPLGSPPLAVCASSNLRLVTPGRGSPLAWLNRGPECPRESGGSGGRVPSAVERLEADKAKYVKSQQVINSRQEPALRGCSPRLSPRGWRLLARQQCSELCQGSELGREGPRKLPCPQSPVSRRAGGRRLLRPDSLIIYRQKRDCPGGDKENAKGSGLVRRLFQGPLRDKPPSSPPARGLNEELPAPQSPETPMLWVPAEKEEVRTPGAGSGSGSGGIFPLPSSPAQSPRPPGKQALALRVSLPLSEQERFFNYCGLDRALVELLGQERFGPAGWDNASARLPGSCESEPGQASGCSEVDAGPGEEEPDTRLGSAVSVVERNARVIKWLYGCQRAWAAAKESTV; this is translated from the coding sequence ATGGTGCCCCTGGGCAGCCCCCCTCTCGCCGTCTGTGCCTCCAGCAACCTGCGCCTTGTGACCCCTGGCCGTGGCTCCCCCTTGGCCTGGCTGAACCGGGGCCCCGAGTGCCCACGGGAGTCCGGGGGCAGTGGGGGCCGGGTGCCCAGCGCCGTGGAGCGGCTGGAGGCTGACAAAGCCAAATACGTCAAATCCCAGCAAGTCATCAACAGCCGGCAGGAGCCGGCGCTGCGGGGCTGCTCACCACGGCTCTCCCCCCGCGGCTGGCGCCTCCTCGCTCGTCAGCAGTGTAGCGAGTTGTGTCAGGGCTCAGAGCTGGGCCGGGAGGGCCCCCGGAAGCTTCCATGTCCCCAGTCCCCCGTGTCACGCCGGGCTGGTGGCAGGCGCCTGCTGAGACCCGACTCTCTCATCATCTACCGGCAGAAACGAGACTGCCCTGGAGGGGACAAGGAGAACGCCAAGGGCTCTGGGCTGGTGCGACGCCTCTTCCAGGGACCCCTCAGAGACAagccccccagttcccccccagCCAGGGGGCTGAATGAGGAGCTGCCAGCCCCGCAGAGCCCTGAGACCCCCATGCTGTGGGTGCCCGCGGAGAAGGAGGAGGTGAGGACACCGGGTGCTGGCAGCGGCAGTGGCAGTGGTGGCATcttccctctgcccagcagcccggcgcagtccccccggccccccggcaaGCAGGCGCTGGCTCTGCGCGTCTCCCTGCCGCTCTCGGAGCAGGAGCGGTTCTTCAACTACTGCGGGCTGGACCGGGCGCTGGTGGAGCTGCTAGGGCAGGAGCGGTTTGGGCCAGCGGGCTGGGACAATGCCTCGGCTCGGCTCCCCGGATCCTGCGAATCTGAGCCCGGGCAGGCGTCAGGGTGCAGCGAGGTGGATGCGGGGCCAGGTGAGGAAGAGCCGGACACCCGGCTGGGCTCTGCCGTCTCGGTGGTGGAGCGCAATGCCCGCGTCATCAAGTGGCTCTATGGCTGCCAGAGAGCCTGGGCGGCCGCCAAGGAATCCACTGTCTGA
- the C22H1orf232 gene encoding uncharacterized protein C1orf232 homolog, with protein MTQGFWRLYKAKVLQTLGGTQADGTLQEEGDTPELMETDEPPTLMEEGPSPVSQLARKVQGVGARGWRTLSSLFTREDEHQLLSPDPCADHPLAASPPEPPSSEKASGFWDLFATKWQQASGLDKGVSPPEPGESPREPPDDDGSDLREPEEGAFRWGFLAGKLAEIRNKNAPKGN; from the exons ATGACCCAGGGCTTCTGGCGGCTCTACAAGGCCAAAGTTCTGCAGAccctgggggggacacaggcaGATGGGACACTGCAAGAGGAG GGAGACACCCCTGAGCTGATGGAGACGGATGAGCCACCCACACTGATGGAGGAAGGACCCAGCCCCGTGTCCCAGCTGGCAAGGAAg GTGCAGGGGGTGGGTGCCCGGGGCTGGCGGACGCTTTCATCCCTCTTTACCCGCGAGGACGAGCACCAGCTGCTCAGCCCGGACCCCTGCGCAGACCA CCCGCTGGCCGCCTCGCCACCTGAGCCACCCTCCTCCGAGAAGGCATCCGGCTTTTGGGATCTCTTTGCTACCAAGTGGCAGCAGGCGTCAGGGCTGGACAAGGGGGTGTCCCCCCCAGAGCCGGGTGAGAGCCCCCGGGAGCCGCCGGATGATGATGGTAGTGACCTGCGGGAGCCGGAGGAAGGGGCCTTCCGCTGGGGCTTTCTGGCTGGCAAACTGGCCGAAATCCGAAATAAAAACGCCCCCAAGGGCAACTAG